A section of the Acipenser ruthenus chromosome 39, fAciRut3.2 maternal haplotype, whole genome shotgun sequence genome encodes:
- the LOC117416269 gene encoding NF-kappa-B inhibitor zeta-like isoform X2 — MLTFNMNPEGRCAQSLEDISSSDAGYGSNRSPLPGQPASPQNIPASPASGLTEVNNLDRERALAQGSPPASLNTDRYPDSNLGKTQPQKRYIGVRVRLPVKDMLRKIRIAKGVDPSDLQETPAKGSKPHSGDKRRVYPNSERRNRQNKLSAKSLEVLDMLVEVLEEDLRTSKSNRHKASQGMFPNCVSQTPYPNLQRVPWKQDFINQASNSLMEYCPGSSTPPSQSYYLPTDFSPASSPESLDYNASPNYEPTPVQSPVFTNDCAEETLPVQHSYTAYSPLSVDYQVSPPSPAESVYHSPQSHLYKGRLDTNRGDSPVTFKNHSPNDLRQDTGGLSFFRFQLQREESFLRTISDQELFAVDKCGNTLLHRAVCQGKRAQVYALAQRMVNARRIDDKDASERTALHLAALKNQHLMVSDLISLGANINEKDKFGKTPLHLCAANGYVRVLEMLKNALSDGAHVEVEAVDHSGLTPLNCAVIVLNKTVRELEKAEVPSNINFLTLRKDQLLDGIEYLLEMGANPSRPEPVSGRTAMHFAQEENNMELIHLFQSRYPKIGDLLNEDYASRTMLDVMSNMGSLYAK, encoded by the exons ATGCTTACTTTCAACATGAACCCCGAAGGTCGATGCGCGCAGAGCCTCGAGGACATCTCCAGCAGTGACGCGGGGTATGGAAGCAACAGGTCACCGTTACCCGGACAACCGGCAAGTCCCCAAAACATCCCCGCGTCACCGGCCTCGGGTTTAACTGAGGTCAATAATCTGGACAGGGAGCGGGCGCTGGCACAGGGGTCTCCGCCTGCTTCACTTAACACGGATCGTTACCCTG actcCAATCTGGGAAAAACACAACCTCAGAAAAGATATATAGGAGTCAGGGTTAGATTGCCTGTCAAAGACATGCTGAGAAAAATCAGAATTGCAAAAGGCGTCGATCCTAGTGACTTGCAG GAAACCCCAGCGAAAGGATCCAAACCACATTCAG GAGACAAAAGACGAGTTTATCCCAATTCAGAAAGGCGAAACAGGCAG AATAAGTTGTCAGCAAAGAGCCTGGAAGTTTTGGATATGCTTGTTGAGGTCTTGGAAGAGGATTTAAGAACAAGCAAATCCAACAGACACAAAGCATCGCAAGGCATGTTCCCAAACTGTGTTTCTCAAACCCCCTACCCCAACCTGCAGAGAGTCCCATGGAAACAAGACTTTATCAACCAGGCGTCTAACTCCCTTATGGAGTACTGCCCAGGGAGCAGCACGCCACCGTCGCAAAGTTATTACCTTCCAACTGATTTCTCTCCAGCGAGCTCCCCAGAAAGCCTTGATTACAACGCCTCTCCAAATTACGAGCCAACGCCGGTCCAGTCCCCGGTCTTTACAAACGACTGTGCGGAGGAAACGTTGCCTGTCCAACATTCTTACACTGCGTATTCGCCGCTGAGCGTGGACTACCAGGTGTCCCCTCCGTCCCCTGCAGAATCCGTGTACCACAGTCCACAGTCACACCTTTACAAAGGGCGTCTGGACACAAACCGCGGCGATTCTCCGGTGACATTTAAGAATCATTCTCCGAACGACCTGCGGCAGGACACGGGAGGGCTTTCCTTTTTCCGGTTTCAACTGCAGAGGGAAGAGAGTTTCCTCCGCACGATTTCTGATCAGGAGCTGTTCGCGGTGGATAAATGTGGGAACAC ATTGCTTCACAGAGCTGTATGCCAGGGCAAGAGGGCCCAAGTCTATGCACTTGCACAGAGGATGGTGAATGCACGCAGAATAGATGACAAGGATGCTTCGGAAAGG aCGGCATTGCATCTTGCAGCGTTGAAAAACCAGCATCTAATGGTCAGCGATCTGATCTCCCTCGGTGCCAACATTAACGAAAAGGACAAGTTTGGGAAGACCCCACTGCATCTATGTGCAGCAAACGGATATGTCCGAGTCTTGGAG ATGCTGAAAAACGCTCTGAGTGATGGAGCGCATGTTGAAGTGGAGGCGGTTGACCACAGTG GTCTAACTCCACTGAATTGTGCAGTTATTGTTCTCAACAAgacagtgagagagctggagaaAGCAGAGGTTCCCAGCAATATCAACTTCCTAACTCTCAGAAAAGACCAGCTTCTTGATGGGATAGAATACCTGCTGGAAATGGGAGCCAACCCTTCCCGTCCT gAGCCTGTATCAGGGCGTACAGCAATGCACTTTGCTCAGGAAGAAAACAACATGGAGCTGATTCACCTTTTTCAGAGCCGATATCCCAAGATCGGAGACCTGTTGAACGAG GATTATGCGTCGCGCACCATGCTGGATGTGATGAGCAATATGGGCAGTTTGTACGCAAAGTAA
- the LOC117416269 gene encoding NF-kappa-B inhibitor zeta-like isoform X1, protein MLTFNMNPEGRCAQSLEDISSSDAGYGSNRSPLPGQPASPQNIPASPASGLTEVNNLDRERALAQGSPPASLNTDRYPDSNLGKTQPQKRYIGVRVRLPVKDMLRKIRIAKGVDPSDLQETPAKGSKPHSGDKRRVYPNSERRNRQNKLSAKSLEVLDMLVEVLEEDLRTSKSNRHKASQGMFPNCVSQTPYPNLQRVPWKQDFINQASNSLMEYCPGSSTPPSQSYYLPTDFSPASSPESLDYNASPNYEPTPVQSPVFTNDCAEETLPVQHSYTAYSPLSVDYQVSPPSPAESVYHSPQSHLYKGRLDTNRGDSPVTFKNHSPNDLRQDTGGLSFFRFQLQREESFLRTISDQELFAVDKCGNTLLHRAVCQGKRAQVYALAQRMVNARRIDDKDASERTALHLAALKNQHLMVSDLISLGANINEKDKFGKTPLHLCAANGYVRVLEMLKNALSDGAHVEVEAVDHSGLTPLNCAVIVLNKTVRELEKAEVPSNINFLTLRKDQLLDGIEYLLEMGANPSRPVSVICIHVLPGLPCAVLHIGSVFTMTHYHGDVVGDINSAIIKVIVNNKAVTQFLPAVHFYSI, encoded by the exons ATGCTTACTTTCAACATGAACCCCGAAGGTCGATGCGCGCAGAGCCTCGAGGACATCTCCAGCAGTGACGCGGGGTATGGAAGCAACAGGTCACCGTTACCCGGACAACCGGCAAGTCCCCAAAACATCCCCGCGTCACCGGCCTCGGGTTTAACTGAGGTCAATAATCTGGACAGGGAGCGGGCGCTGGCACAGGGGTCTCCGCCTGCTTCACTTAACACGGATCGTTACCCTG actcCAATCTGGGAAAAACACAACCTCAGAAAAGATATATAGGAGTCAGGGTTAGATTGCCTGTCAAAGACATGCTGAGAAAAATCAGAATTGCAAAAGGCGTCGATCCTAGTGACTTGCAG GAAACCCCAGCGAAAGGATCCAAACCACATTCAG GAGACAAAAGACGAGTTTATCCCAATTCAGAAAGGCGAAACAGGCAG AATAAGTTGTCAGCAAAGAGCCTGGAAGTTTTGGATATGCTTGTTGAGGTCTTGGAAGAGGATTTAAGAACAAGCAAATCCAACAGACACAAAGCATCGCAAGGCATGTTCCCAAACTGTGTTTCTCAAACCCCCTACCCCAACCTGCAGAGAGTCCCATGGAAACAAGACTTTATCAACCAGGCGTCTAACTCCCTTATGGAGTACTGCCCAGGGAGCAGCACGCCACCGTCGCAAAGTTATTACCTTCCAACTGATTTCTCTCCAGCGAGCTCCCCAGAAAGCCTTGATTACAACGCCTCTCCAAATTACGAGCCAACGCCGGTCCAGTCCCCGGTCTTTACAAACGACTGTGCGGAGGAAACGTTGCCTGTCCAACATTCTTACACTGCGTATTCGCCGCTGAGCGTGGACTACCAGGTGTCCCCTCCGTCCCCTGCAGAATCCGTGTACCACAGTCCACAGTCACACCTTTACAAAGGGCGTCTGGACACAAACCGCGGCGATTCTCCGGTGACATTTAAGAATCATTCTCCGAACGACCTGCGGCAGGACACGGGAGGGCTTTCCTTTTTCCGGTTTCAACTGCAGAGGGAAGAGAGTTTCCTCCGCACGATTTCTGATCAGGAGCTGTTCGCGGTGGATAAATGTGGGAACAC ATTGCTTCACAGAGCTGTATGCCAGGGCAAGAGGGCCCAAGTCTATGCACTTGCACAGAGGATGGTGAATGCACGCAGAATAGATGACAAGGATGCTTCGGAAAGG aCGGCATTGCATCTTGCAGCGTTGAAAAACCAGCATCTAATGGTCAGCGATCTGATCTCCCTCGGTGCCAACATTAACGAAAAGGACAAGTTTGGGAAGACCCCACTGCATCTATGTGCAGCAAACGGATATGTCCGAGTCTTGGAG ATGCTGAAAAACGCTCTGAGTGATGGAGCGCATGTTGAAGTGGAGGCGGTTGACCACAGTG GTCTAACTCCACTGAATTGTGCAGTTATTGTTCTCAACAAgacagtgagagagctggagaaAGCAGAGGTTCCCAGCAATATCAACTTCCTAACTCTCAGAAAAGACCAGCTTCTTGATGGGATAGAATACCTGCTGGAAATGGGAGCCAACCCTTCCCGTCCTGTAAGTGTTATCTGTATACATGTTCTCCCGGGTCTTCCCTGTGCGGTACTACACATTGGCTCTGTTTTTACAATGACACACTATCATGGAGATGTCGTAGGAGATATAAACTCAGCTATTATTAAAGTGATTGTAAATAACAAAGCAGTTACACAATTCTTGCCTGCTGTGCACTTCTATTCAATATAG